One Helicobacter cetorum MIT 00-7128 DNA window includes the following coding sequences:
- a CDS encoding PBECR2 nuclease fold domain-containing protein: protein MCLSFKGFHKLFKNDVLIAKKLTEATTQKASQGLATSLEGAFKFLGVKWLLNTMYRTAPKTFIFKSLDEKTAGAALRYHLKQALERSHSVEEFTNTLKLSAQKSKFSNETMKKIEEITSGVKTASEEVKDKITKHEKALKELEKIDTSKLTKEQLDVLKVFKGELDETILKGRDLNDLYTLEKGSKKHGAIKILKRHYGENKTGAITSDELLNMGEVIKNGSVLLESKENRNNLIRYAYEWDNNGVKLRVVVDDLGDNKKIFNFYSDRPTGGSPTPRSTNQQIDITQKELTKQDQELSFLELANLEKQQKLAKEQELKELESQRLQESIQQHKLERQAIRDAKNSTLGKSELDREIVKSENIPFKELENAPKSSVSLNDNEIYPLKYVIVNKDDLKPNFKNTGTQTRNSIDNKKIEEIANNFDPKMIVGRGGFDDLPIILNDGQVIAGNHRTQGMLSFSKESRANYEKAIKDSFNLDLKPNELMVRMPENELNDKEIFKLASKSNENRANSFSDTLLSAMSSYNENLKHLPIKFESENVENLANNVARVLERDAKIPSQTQIENANLALLSHYAKNSANNSLLEVFDNAYKHLDKEQFKAFKEMFANNSANFHNLNNDATLKNFNLSPYLTDSLDTTAKMLESGNRKDNYAKLVNDIDYLVKTTDSNGTNAFIKENPQKYESVVSELLGSSFARFLRLENPTSQFYEFLKNAKERMIQNAGDIFAGTNKPISEINVFDFIKYAIESGNPSKESRELLDLLPKLESKFKAYEKHLKESKPKLEKERAFKVIEPKDKKAFIDSIDSYLKTDNAPELPKEINIDEFKNKFKYVSNLDNFIEHIGEKENAQKRFFYLNLIEPSLKEPDIKLIYKDKEPHKERIKYIKAFKKDENNIVHLFVSQDNNKLFITSVPEIDKYYIKSMINKADIIHSFIQQDSKNAKKH, encoded by the coding sequence TGAGAAAACCGCAGGAGCAGCCCTAAGGTATCATTTAAAGCAAGCTTTAGAGAGAAGTCATAGTGTAGAAGAATTTACAAACACTTTAAAACTAAGCGCTCAAAAATCTAAATTCTCTAATGAAACAATGAAGAAAATTGAAGAGATTACAAGCGGAGTCAAAACTGCGAGCGAAGAAGTCAAAGACAAAATCACCAAACACGAAAAAGCGTTAAAAGAGTTAGAAAAAATTGATACTAGCAAGCTCACCAAAGAGCAACTTGATGTTTTAAAAGTCTTTAAGGGCGAGCTTGATGAAACTATCCTTAAAGGCAGAGATTTAAACGACCTTTATACCTTAGAGAAAGGCAGCAAAAAACACGGAGCTATCAAAATATTAAAACGCCACTATGGAGAGAATAAGACTGGAGCCATAACTAGCGATGAACTGCTTAACATGGGCGAAGTGATTAAGAACGGCAGTGTTCTATTAGAAAGCAAAGAAAATAGGAATAATCTAATAAGATATGCTTATGAATGGGATAACAATGGAGTTAAATTAAGAGTTGTAGTAGATGATTTGGGGGATAACAAAAAGATTTTTAATTTTTATAGTGATAGACCGACTGGTGGTAGCCCAACGCCACGAAGCACCAATCAGCAAATAGATATTACTCAAAAAGAATTAACTAAGCAAGACCAAGAGTTAAGTTTTTTAGAACTTGCCAACCTAGAAAAGCAACAAAAACTAGCCAAAGAGCAAGAATTAAAAGAGCTAGAAAGCCAAAGGTTACAAGAGAGCATACAACAGCATAAACTAGAGCGCCAAGCTATAAGAGATGCCAAAAATTCTACTTTAGGCAAGAGCGAACTAGACAGAGAGATAGTTAAAAGTGAAAATATCCCTTTTAAAGAGCTAGAAAACGCCCCTAAATCTAGCGTAAGCTTGAATGATAATGAAATATACCCCTTAAAGTATGTAATCGTAAATAAAGACGATTTAAAGCCTAATTTTAAAAACACCGGCACTCAAACACGAAATAGCATAGATAACAAAAAGATTGAAGAAATAGCTAATAATTTTGACCCCAAAATGATTGTAGGGCGTGGGGGCTTTGATGATTTGCCTATCATTCTAAATGATGGGCAAGTTATAGCAGGGAATCACAGGACCCAAGGCATGTTAAGTTTTTCTAAAGAGAGCCGAGCAAATTACGAAAAAGCGATTAAAGACAGCTTTAATTTAGATTTAAAACCAAACGAGCTAATGGTAAGAATGCCAGAAAATGAATTAAACGATAAAGAGATTTTTAAGCTTGCTAGTAAGTCTAATGAGAACAGAGCTAATAGTTTTAGTGATACGCTTTTAAGTGCGATGAGTAGCTATAATGAAAATTTAAAGCACTTGCCTATAAAGTTTGAAAGCGAGAATGTAGAGAATTTAGCCAATAATGTAGCTAGAGTGTTAGAAAGAGACGCTAAAATCCCAAGCCAAACGCAAATAGAAAACGCTAATTTAGCCCTTTTAAGCCATTATGCCAAAAACAGCGCTAATAACAGCCTTTTAGAAGTGTTTGATAATGCTTACAAGCATTTAGATAAGGAGCAGTTTAAGGCGTTTAAAGAAATGTTTGCCAATAATAGCGCTAATTTTCACAACCTAAATAATGACGCTACGCTTAAAAATTTCAATCTATCCCCCTATCTAACGGATTCATTAGACACCACCGCTAAAATGCTAGAAAGTGGGAATAGAAAGGATAATTACGCAAAGCTAGTAAATGATATTGATTACTTAGTCAAAACGACTGATAGTAACGGCACTAACGCTTTTATTAAAGAAAACCCGCAAAAGTATGAAAGCGTAGTGAGTGAATTATTAGGTAGTAGCTTTGCTAGATTTTTAAGGCTAGAAAATCCTACAAGCCAATTTTATGAGTTTTTAAAGAATGCTAAAGAGAGAATGATACAAAACGCAGGCGATATATTTGCTGGCACTAACAAGCCAATTAGTGAGATTAATGTTTTTGATTTTATTAAATACGCAATTGAAAGCGGAAATCCTAGCAAAGAAAGCAGGGAATTATTAGATTTATTGCCAAAGCTAGAAAGCAAGTTTAAAGCGTATGAGAAACATTTAAAAGAGAGTAAGCCAAAGTTAGAGAAAGAACGAGCTTTTAAAGTTATTGAGCCAAAAGATAAAAAAGCCTTTATTGATAGCATAGATAGTTATTTAAAAACAGATAATGCGCCAGAACTACCCAAAGAGATAAACATTGATGAATTTAAAAATAAGTTTAAATATGTCAGCAACCTAGATAATTTTATAGAGCATATAGGAGAAAAAGAAAACGCTCAAAAACGCTTTTTTTATCTAAATCTTATTGAGCCAAGTTTGAAAGAGCCAGATATAAAACTAATTTATAAAGACAAAGAGCCACACAAAGAGCGCATTAAATACATTAAGGCTTTTAAGAAAGATGAAAACAACATCGTTCATTTGTTTGTTTCACAAGATAATAACAAGCTTTTTATAACAAGCGTTCCAGAGATTGATAAGTATTATATTAAGTCTATGATAAACAAGGCTGACATTATCCACTCTTTCATTCAGCAGGACAGCAAGAATGCTAAAAAGCATTGA
- a CDS encoding phosphoadenosine phosphosulfate reductase family protein, protein MKTKIALWSGGKDSTAMIDLLLRDKKQVDYIVFNDTLNEFSAMYEYIAKVSNYWKERYNAKIVITKPQGVFITNQIQKITTKGAFNGRPKGLLSSGHVFCRWRRESKVYPLERFIKENHIKDYTLLLGITIDEMHRAKFMDRKFEYPLIYDYKMNESDCKNYLKDRELENPLYRHFERTGCFFCPYASLRSFYRVWKYYPKEWAKMKEYESLCLENAINKSWFLKNRSCEYMEQKFSKEQELEFIDDEPLKDCMCKI, encoded by the coding sequence ATGAAAACTAAAATCGCTTTATGGAGTGGTGGTAAAGATAGCACCGCAATGATAGATTTACTCTTAAGAGATAAAAAGCAAGTAGATTACATTGTCTTTAATGATACTCTAAATGAATTTAGCGCTATGTATGAATACATTGCAAAAGTTAGCAACTATTGGAAGGAAAGATACAACGCTAAGATAGTCATTACAAAACCACAAGGCGTTTTTATTACTAATCAAATACAAAAAATTACGACTAAAGGCGCATTTAATGGCAGACCTAAAGGATTATTAAGTAGTGGGCATGTGTTTTGTAGATGGAGAAGAGAATCTAAAGTCTATCCACTAGAGCGCTTTATTAAAGAAAATCATATTAAAGACTATACGCTTTTATTAGGTATAACTATAGATGAAATGCACCGAGCTAAATTTATGGATAGGAAGTTTGAATACCCCTTAATCTATGATTACAAGATGAATGAAAGCGATTGTAAAAACTATCTTAAAGACAGAGAATTAGAAAACCCACTATATAGGCATTTTGAAAGAACGGGGTGCTTTTTTTGTCCTTATGCTAGTTTAAGGAGCTTTTATAGAGTATGGAAATATTACCCTAAAGAGTGGGCTAAGATGAAAGAATATGAAAGTTTGTGTTTAGAAAATGCTATCAATAAATCATGGTTTCTAAAAAATCGTAGTTGTGAATATATGGAACAAAAATTTTCAAAAGAACAAGAATTGGAGTTTATAGATGATGAGCCTTTGAAAGATTGCATGTGTAAGATTTAA
- a CDS encoding DUF4043 family protein, whose product MLSELNQINLSGWKNDPNVSVKVAEVIENASWKKSPFESITGRGSDRAIRTYVVNDSAPYRPRLKSQLGGSGVVGNSDFDSNLDNLEILSQTIYPRVVGNSLKSEISAYSALKHIDFIKEASDSLTEWLTQNRDREIICALSNDFTNAVVCDNTTENNTEGYRLAKNAKESITDLTKEITAKDTMSLKALRRAIFQARSGEKYNKTKAFPIKPVRSDMISTQGITIQHTSYLIFLDSYQINQLKADPEYQDLQKYAGIRGEENALFTGIVGMVDNCPIIDLGTWTDVNVGLLNSEVSDSEFNNHINKQNVTKVTPPSVYKGKENQAVSIGMLVGASACVLVGSQKISFYINENEDAGRKTLCGIDSIRGIAKARYVGEESSPYNNSDYSVIGLFSAKV is encoded by the coding sequence ATGTTAAGCGAACTCAATCAAATTAATTTAAGCGGGTGGAAGAATGACCCTAATGTCAGCGTGAAAGTGGCTGAAGTTATTGAAAATGCGAGTTGGAAGAAAAGCCCTTTTGAAAGCATTACAGGGCGTGGGAGCGATAGAGCTATAAGAACTTATGTAGTCAATGATAGCGCACCTTATCGTCCTAGACTTAAAAGCCAATTAGGTGGAAGTGGCGTAGTGGGTAATAGTGATTTTGATTCTAATTTAGATAATTTAGAGATTTTAAGTCAAACGATTTATCCAAGAGTGGTGGGCAATTCTTTAAAGAGTGAAATTAGCGCTTATAGTGCCTTAAAGCATATTGATTTTATTAAAGAAGCAAGCGATAGTTTGACTGAATGGCTTACTCAAAATAGAGATAGAGAGATTATTTGTGCTTTAAGCAATGATTTTACTAACGCCGTAGTGTGTGATAACACCACAGAGAACAACACTGAAGGCTATCGTTTGGCTAAGAATGCTAAAGAGAGCATTACAGATTTAACTAAAGAAATCACCGCTAAAGACACTATGAGTTTAAAGGCTTTAAGAAGAGCGATTTTCCAAGCTAGAAGCGGGGAAAAATACAATAAAACTAAAGCCTTTCCTATTAAGCCAGTAAGAAGTGATATGATAAGCACTCAAGGCATTACTATCCAGCACACTAGCTACTTAATCTTTTTAGATAGCTATCAAATCAATCAATTAAAAGCAGACCCCGAATACCAAGATTTACAAAAATACGCCGGCATTAGGGGCGAAGAGAACGCACTTTTTACGGGCATTGTAGGAATGGTGGATAATTGCCCTATCATTGATTTAGGGACATGGACTGATGTCAATGTGGGCTTATTAAATTCTGAAGTGAGCGATAGCGAGTTTAATAACCATATCAATAAGCAAAATGTAACTAAAGTTACCCCCCCAAGTGTTTATAAGGGCAAAGAGAATCAAGCCGTAAGTATTGGAATGCTAGTAGGTGCGAGTGCGTGCGTGTTAGTAGGCAGTCAAAAAATCAGCTTTTATATCAATGAAAATGAAGATGCCGGCAGAAAGACCTTGTGTGGGATTGATAGCATTAGGGGCATTGCCAAAGCTAGATATGTAGGTGAAGAGTCTAGCCCTTATAACAATAGCGATTATAGCGTTATAGGGCTTTTTAGTGCCAAAGTTTAA
- the fic gene encoding protein adenylyltransferase Fic: MKPTDEKSLEKAKTLIQSGELDNFEVGTLKGLIDIHKALFNGLYEFAGLIRDKNISKGNFRFANSMYLDVILPKIEKMPQSNFDEIIEKYVEMNIAHPFLEGNGRATRIWLDCIFKKELKLIVDWDKIDKNAYLSAIKRSPVNDLEIKTLLKAHLSRDIFNKQTLIKGIIQSYYYEGLEKN, translated from the coding sequence CTGAAACCTACAGATGAAAAAAGTTTAGAAAAGGCAAAAACCCTTATTCAAAGCGGAGAATTAGATAATTTTGAAGTAGGCACTCTAAAAGGTTTAATAGATATTCATAAGGCTTTATTTAATGGGTTATATGAATTTGCCGGGCTTATTAGAGACAAAAACATTTCTAAGGGGAATTTTAGGTTTGCTAATTCTATGTATTTAGATGTTATCTTGCCTAAAATTGAAAAAATGCCTCAAAGTAATTTTGATGAAATTATAGAAAAATATGTAGAAATGAATATCGCACACCCTTTTTTGGAGGGTAATGGCAGAGCCACTAGAATATGGCTAGACTGCATATTCAAAAAAGAATTAAAGCTTATTGTTGATTGGGATAAAATAGATAAAAATGCCTACTTAAGTGCAATAAAGAGAAGTCCTGTGAATGATTTGGAAATTAAAACTCTTTTGAAAGCTCATTTAAGTAGAGATATTTTTAATAAACAAACTCTCATTAAAGGCATTATTCAGTCTTACTATTATGAAGGTTTAGAAAAAAACTAA
- a CDS encoding phage holin family protein — MNENDFLILGYKLSKLAPYLLVLIVGLFVGFLYVLRTIRKEVFKNRLEKIFYVIQGIGSSMLSTWISFEVIEYFFKLPVSLNVAISGGIGYLGAESLSVFAIGFLEKRFK; from the coding sequence ATGAATGAAAATGATTTTTTGATTTTAGGTTATAAGCTTTCTAAATTAGCGCCTTATTTGCTTGTTTTGATTGTGGGGCTGTTTGTAGGGTTTTTATATGTTTTAAGAACGATTAGAAAAGAAGTTTTTAAAAATAGGTTAGAAAAAATCTTTTATGTGATTCAGGGGATTGGCTCTAGTATGCTTTCTACTTGGATAAGCTTTGAAGTGATTGAATACTTTTTTAAATTGCCAGTTAGTCTAAATGTAGCCATTAGTGGGGGCATTGGATATTTAGGGGCGGAGAGTTTAAGCGTGTTTGCTATAGGATTTTTAGAAAAGCGCTTTAAATGA
- a CDS encoding addiction module antidote protein — translation MDNKDIELCDFDSADFFKNKEDIVYFLEEITNNFNTEEFLKALESIVRSVGFAKVSKLSGLNRESLYKSLKKHKKPRFETIISVLNALDLSISIVPKPQTNELKPLNKIP, via the coding sequence ATGGATAACAAAGATATTGAATTATGCGACTTTGACAGCGCAGACTTCTTCAAAAATAAAGAAGATATAGTTTATTTTTTAGAAGAAATTACAAACAATTTTAATACAGAAGAGTTTTTAAAAGCTTTAGAAAGTATTGTTCGTTCTGTTGGTTTTGCCAAGGTCTCTAAACTTAGCGGGCTAAACAGAGAGAGCTTATATAAATCTCTTAAAAAACACAAAAAGCCACGCTTTGAAACAATTATCTCTGTTTTAAACGCTTTAGATTTAAGTATTTCTATTGTCCCTAAACCACAAACAAACGAATTAAAGCCCTTAAATAAAATCCCTTAA
- a CDS encoding phage-related CUP0950-like protein: MKERIKKELALRELAKRDFYFFLKLKWERYNLMPFMQGWHINYLCKVLECTQPNTCLKDELIRNLIINMPPSYGKTEIIARSFIAWSLGKNRARKFFYISYSDDLCRKIANQVRDLMKSQFYKQIFPESLEFLQDNASEFVLREGGGLFVTTLKSALTGFHAHQILIDDPIKVSEMTSKKAVNLVNQNFKESVLSRLQDNDSNITILMQRLGTNDLCGFLQNEREFDLESIKAWKVIKLKAMQDNEEEYKIKDFSYLRKKNEPLFKARHSLEELESLKLKMGNDEFSGQYLQEPLISSGGYFDESFYTNIFNHEISPANTYIFIDNAMSLKESADNRAIIIVACENYKDSVRYCVLDCFFGIWSEEETIKHILQAKSTYKDAHTYIESDGGGLVLHRLLMHELAKFNQKAKEENTELLNDDVFVYTPSRKISKVQKIKSMRPFYNSGLLVFSYACKNQEQIKKELFSFNPDKPFRKDDCIDALASALAHSDVKAPIIKERTPSFNRHTPKRTWRI, encoded by the coding sequence ATGAAAGAAAGAATTAAAAAAGAGCTTGCCTTAAGAGAATTAGCCAAACGAGATTTTTACTTTTTTTTAAAATTAAAGTGGGAGCGCTATAATTTAATGCCTTTTATGCAAGGTTGGCATATTAATTATTTGTGTAAAGTCTTAGAATGCACCCAGCCTAACACTTGCTTAAAAGACGAGCTTATAAGAAATTTAATTATCAATATGCCCCCTAGCTATGGCAAGACTGAAATTATTGCAAGAAGTTTTATCGCTTGGAGCTTAGGTAAAAATAGGGCTAGAAAATTCTTTTATATCTCTTATAGCGATGATTTATGCAGAAAAATCGCTAATCAAGTAAGAGATTTAATGAAGAGCCAATTTTATAAACAGATTTTCCCTGAAAGCTTAGAATTTTTACAAGACAACGCTAGTGAGTTTGTTTTAAGAGAAGGGGGCGGTTTGTTTGTTACCACTCTAAAAAGCGCATTAACGGGCTTTCATGCGCACCAAATCTTAATAGATGACCCCATCAAAGTAAGTGAAATGACTTCTAAAAAAGCCGTAAATTTAGTCAATCAAAATTTTAAAGAGAGCGTGTTAAGCCGTTTGCAAGACAATGATTCCAACATCACTATTTTAATGCAACGCTTAGGCACCAATGATTTATGCGGTTTTTTACAAAATGAAAGAGAGTTTGATTTAGAGAGTATTAAGGCTTGGAAAGTCATTAAATTAAAGGCTATGCAAGATAACGAAGAAGAATACAAGATTAAAGATTTTAGCTATTTAAGAAAGAAAAACGAGCCATTATTTAAGGCTAGACATTCTTTAGAAGAATTAGAAAGCCTCAAATTAAAGATGGGTAATGATGAGTTTTCAGGCCAGTATTTACAAGAGCCATTAATTAGTAGTGGGGGCTATTTTGATGAGAGCTTTTATACTAATATTTTTAACCACGAAATAAGCCCCGCTAACACCTATATTTTTATAGATAATGCGATGAGTTTAAAAGAGAGTGCTGATAATAGAGCCATTATTATAGTAGCGTGTGAGAATTACAAAGATAGCGTGCGTTATTGTGTCTTAGATTGCTTTTTTGGCATATGGAGCGAAGAAGAGACCATTAAGCATATTTTACAAGCTAAAAGCACTTATAAAGACGCTCACACTTATATAGAAAGTGATGGCGGGGGCTTAGTCTTACATAGGCTTTTAATGCACGAATTAGCTAAATTTAATCAAAAAGCCAAAGAAGAAAATACCGAACTATTAAATGATGATGTCTTTGTTTATACCCCAAGCAGAAAGATTTCAAAGGTTCAAAAGATTAAGAGCATGCGCCCTTTCTATAATAGCGGGCTTTTAGTGTTTTCTTATGCTTGTAAAAATCAAGAACAAATCAAAAAAGAGCTTTTTAGTTTTAATCCCGATAAGCCTTTCAGAAAAGATGATTGTATAGACGCTCTTGCGAGCGCTTTAGCTCATAGTGATGTTAAAGCGCCTATTATCAAAGAAAGAACGCCAAGCTTTAACAGGCACACCCCTAAACGCACATGGCGCATTTAA
- a CDS encoding virulence associated protein VapD — translation MYAIAFDLKIEILKKEYGEPYNKAYDDLRQELELLGFEWTQGSVYVNVSKENTLTQVYKAINKLSQIEWFKKSVRDIRAFKVEDWSNFTEIVKA, via the coding sequence ATGTATGCTATAGCGTTTGATTTAAAAATTGAAATCTTAAAAAAAGAATACGGCGAGCCGTATAATAAAGCCTATGATGATTTAAGGCAAGAATTAGAGTTATTGGGGTTTGAATGGACGCAAGGGAGCGTTTATGTTAATGTTTCTAAAGAAAATACTTTAACACAAGTCTATAAGGCGATTAATAAATTAAGTCAAATTGAATGGTTTAAAAAGAGCGTTAGAGATATAAGAGCCTTTAAAGTAGAAGATTGGAGCAATTTTACTGAGATTGTAAAAGCTTAG
- a CDS encoding putative DNA-binding transcriptional regulator has protein sequence MQENRQYPKELKEEIKKYYESHKGITLKELHEKFREVKYFTLASWANSGEWDNGSKKKNKGSKAEVRAYYESHDIKAKELARMYGYSVNTIRRWIHNEKWQAKKVYTEVGVQVINDDLTNQNITSFIGAKKDEIKEKVKESLSHIQIDPIIMECIIESSSEELLMQAMTINYINKQILLSAIVARDELVKMIRYNQNDIKGNPVIIACAEKVAKMFSDAKISLFGKENTINQVDSLDNDVAKLSMQELLQIANDESNS, from the coding sequence ATGCAAGAAAACAGACAATACCCTAAGGAGCTAAAAGAAGAGATAAAAAAATACTATGAAAGCCATAAGGGCATTACGCTTAAAGAATTGCATGAAAAATTTAGAGAAGTGAAATACTTCACCTTAGCAAGTTGGGCTAATAGTGGGGAGTGGGATAATGGGAGTAAGAAAAAGAATAAAGGCTCTAAAGCAGAAGTAAGGGCGTATTATGAAAGCCACGATATTAAGGCTAAAGAATTAGCTAGAATGTATGGCTATAGCGTGAATACCATTAGAAGATGGATACATAATGAGAAATGGCAGGCTAAAAAAGTCTATACTGAAGTGGGCGTGCAAGTTATAAACGATGATTTGACTAACCAAAATATTACTTCGTTTATCGGAGCGAAGAAAGATGAAATTAAAGAAAAAGTCAAAGAGAGTTTAAGCCATATTCAAATAGACCCTATCATAATGGAATGTATTATTGAATCTAGCTCTGAAGAGTTGCTTATGCAAGCGATGACAATAAACTACATTAACAAACAAATCCTTTTAAGCGCTATTGTAGCAAGAGATGAATTAGTGAAAATGATACGCTACAATCAAAACGACATTAAGGGAAACCCCGTAATTATTGCGTGCGCTGAAAAGGTTGCTAAGATGTTTAGTGATGCTAAAATCTCTCTCTTTGGCAAAGAAAACACCATAAATCAAGTAGATAGCTTAGATAATGATGTTGCCAAACTTAGCATGCAAGAATTATTACAAATTGCTAATGATGAATCTAACTCTTAA